One window of the Ureibacillus sp. FSL W7-1570 genome contains the following:
- a CDS encoding IS1182 family transposase, with protein sequence MFKYYNMNQLVLPLDLEIKLQENDIAFHIHHLVESIPDEAFQPFLRNTGCPAYHPRMMLKIILCAYSQSVFSGRKIEALLKDSIRMMWLAQGYEPSYRTINRFRVHPEVKELIRQCFVQFRCQLVEEKLIDQEAIFIDGTKIEANANKFTFVWKKSIEKYNQSLIEKSNQLYNELLEKEIIPEMERENEGELSVEELAQMVQQVDEVITEYDQKIEASPDATERKALRSERKYPKRVYKQLIDLILRKQKYQKDFEILGERNSYSKTDLDATFMRMKDDYMKNGQLKAGYNVQIATEGQYALAYSIFPNPTDTRTLIPFLNKIEKDYFPLPKYIVADAGYGSEQNYEDILSNRKCEALIPYTMYEKEQKKKYKQNPFHPDNWMYDEESDTYICPNQQRVTFRYRSVRTDKTGFKRELKIYECENCSGCPFRSSCTKAKEGNHRKVMVNEKWEQQKEYVRAKLSEEKAGSIFRQRKIDVEPVFGFLKANLRFTRFSVRGKSKVENEMGIALMAVNLRKYTANKDQLTKNNGDKWKKENLSWLKFSFFLSRS encoded by the coding sequence ATGTTCAAATATTATAACATGAATCAATTAGTTTTGCCTCTAGATTTAGAAATAAAATTACAAGAAAATGATATTGCCTTCCACATTCACCATTTAGTTGAAAGTATTCCAGATGAAGCCTTCCAGCCGTTTCTTCGAAATACAGGTTGTCCTGCTTATCATCCACGCATGATGCTAAAAATTATTTTGTGTGCCTATTCGCAGTCTGTCTTTTCAGGTCGAAAAATTGAAGCGCTATTAAAGGACAGTATACGAATGATGTGGTTGGCACAAGGATATGAACCAAGTTATCGGACGATCAATCGTTTTCGTGTGCATCCGGAAGTAAAAGAATTAATTCGTCAATGTTTTGTCCAATTCCGTTGCCAACTGGTGGAAGAAAAGTTAATCGATCAAGAAGCCATTTTTATCGATGGTACGAAGATTGAAGCGAATGCCAATAAATTTACTTTCGTATGGAAGAAATCCATTGAAAAATACAACCAAAGCTTAATTGAAAAATCCAATCAGCTCTACAACGAACTGTTAGAGAAGGAAATCATCCCTGAAATGGAGCGGGAAAATGAGGGAGAACTGTCCGTTGAAGAACTCGCTCAAATGGTGCAACAAGTCGATGAAGTGATTACGGAATATGACCAAAAGATAGAAGCATCGCCCGATGCCACAGAACGAAAAGCATTAAGAAGCGAACGGAAATATCCGAAGCGAGTGTACAAACAGTTGATTGACTTGATTTTACGTAAACAAAAGTATCAAAAAGACTTCGAAATCTTGGGTGAACGGAATAGTTATTCCAAAACAGACTTAGATGCGACGTTCATGCGAATGAAAGACGACTATATGAAAAACGGTCAATTGAAGGCTGGATACAACGTACAAATCGCAACAGAAGGTCAATACGCACTAGCTTATAGCATCTTTCCAAATCCTACTGATACACGTACATTAATTCCGTTCTTGAATAAGATAGAAAAGGATTATTTTCCGTTGCCAAAGTATATTGTCGCAGATGCTGGTTATGGTAGTGAACAAAACTATGAAGACATCCTTTCGAATCGAAAATGTGAGGCACTCATTCCATATACCATGTATGAGAAAGAACAAAAGAAGAAATATAAACAAAATCCATTTCATCCAGACAATTGGATGTACGACGAAGAAAGTGATACCTACATTTGTCCAAATCAGCAGCGAGTAACCTTCCGTTATCGTTCTGTACGTACAGATAAGACTGGTTTCAAACGAGAATTGAAAATCTATGAATGTGAAAACTGTTCAGGATGTCCATTTCGTTCATCATGCACAAAAGCAAAGGAAGGCAATCACCGAAAGGTCATGGTGAATGAAAAATGGGAACAACAAAAAGAATATGTAAGAGCGAAGCTTTCAGAAGAAAAAGCTGGTTCTATTTTCCGTCAACGTAAAATAGACGTAGAACCAGTTTTTGGATTCTTGAAGGCTAATTTGCGTTTCACTCGATTTTCCGTTCGAGGAAAATCGAAAGTGGAAAATGAAATGGGCATTGCCTTAATGGCCGTGAATTTACGAAAATACACGGCCAACAAAGATCAACTAACCAAAAATAATGGGGATAAATGGAAAAAGGAGAATTTGAGTTGGCTCAAATTCTCCTTTTTCCTATCTAGAAGCTAG
- a CDS encoding stalk domain-containing protein — MKKTLSTLCALALLGSFAVLPDARVQAQENAPNETVEKKAEVQFNYFQVSGTISKISKQENGQFFATIDSEQNPFGFYFDDETLVFDNAGNAVELKEGMKITAFVDGTKPMIMIYPPQYSPDVVIVNTDNPGTVQLDKFDQKFLNAAKDLYIHFDEKTEIINLSGKKLKKDSVIDKEVLIFYEVVLESYPAQTGPSKVIVLERDENGQQASNIEKAYKIAEQDHYYINNVKMVPLRLIAEQLGYRVDSTGNGAVVSKGCVFYIITRGKTSYIQNQTTKQFAKAPALLEPRKTYVPYDFIEELAGN, encoded by the coding sequence ATGAAAAAAACCTTGTCAACTCTTTGTGCATTGGCATTGCTCGGCAGCTTTGCAGTGCTCCCGGACGCGCGCGTACAAGCGCAAGAAAACGCTCCCAACGAGACTGTGGAAAAAAAGGCGGAGGTTCAATTCAACTATTTTCAGGTGAGCGGAACAATCAGTAAAATCTCGAAACAAGAGAACGGCCAATTCTTTGCCACAATTGATTCGGAACAAAATCCTTTTGGTTTTTACTTCGATGATGAAACTTTGGTATTTGATAATGCCGGAAATGCGGTTGAATTGAAAGAGGGCATGAAGATAACCGCCTTTGTCGATGGTACAAAGCCGATGATCATGATTTATCCGCCTCAATATTCGCCGGATGTGGTCATTGTTAATACGGACAATCCGGGCACGGTTCAGTTGGACAAATTCGACCAAAAGTTTTTAAATGCGGCCAAAGATTTGTACATTCACTTTGATGAAAAAACGGAAATTATCAATTTATCCGGCAAAAAATTAAAGAAAGACTCGGTGATCGATAAGGAAGTACTGATTTTCTATGAAGTTGTGCTTGAATCCTATCCGGCACAAACAGGCCCGTCAAAGGTCATCGTGTTGGAACGGGATGAGAATGGGCAACAAGCATCAAATATAGAGAAAGCATATAAAATTGCGGAACAGGATCACTATTATATCAACAATGTGAAAATGGTGCCGTTAAGATTGATAGCCGAACAGCTTGGATACAGGGTGGATTCCACTGGGAATGGAGCGGTTGTATCCAAGGGCTGCGTTTTCTATATCATTACGAGAGGCAAAACAAGCTACATCCAAAACCAAACAACGAAGCAGTTCGCCAAGGCGCCTGCACTGTTGGAGCCACGTAAAACATACGTTCCATACGACTTTATCGAGGAACTTGCAGGGAATTAA
- a CDS encoding malic enzyme-like NAD(P)-binding protein has translation MDLMKQSLEMHQRFKGKMEIISKVPVNDARDLSLAYSPGVAAPCQEIEKNPMRVYDYTMKGNLVAVVSDGTAVLGLGDIGPEAALPVMEGKALLLKRFANVDAVPITLNTKDVDEIVRTVKAMEPTFGAINLEDIAAPRCFEIEERLKAECNIPVFHDDQHGTAIVVAAGLENALKIVGKRKKEVKIVINGAGAAGIATLKLLKNFGYENIVVCDSKGILYEGRASMNPVKEEIARISNPEKLKGTLDDAIVGADIFIGVSVANILTKAHIDSMKRDPIVFALANPHPEITYENAQRWGVRIIGTGRSDYPNQVNNVLAFPGIFRGALDVLASEINEEMKMAAARAIASLVEESELREDYVIPKPLDERVVPAVAKAVANAAIESGVSKLYSNQQANVI, from the coding sequence ATGGATTTAATGAAACAATCTTTGGAAATGCATCAGCGATTTAAGGGGAAAATGGAGATTATTTCAAAAGTGCCCGTAAATGATGCGCGGGATTTAAGTTTGGCCTATTCTCCTGGAGTTGCTGCACCTTGTCAGGAAATCGAAAAAAATCCAATGCGAGTATATGATTATACAATGAAAGGAAATTTGGTGGCGGTTGTATCTGATGGAACTGCCGTGTTAGGGTTGGGGGATATTGGTCCGGAAGCGGCACTTCCCGTAATGGAAGGTAAGGCGTTATTGTTGAAGCGGTTTGCAAATGTGGATGCGGTGCCAATCACATTAAATACAAAAGATGTGGATGAGATCGTCAGAACAGTGAAAGCAATGGAGCCTACATTTGGCGCGATCAATTTGGAAGATATTGCAGCTCCCCGCTGTTTTGAAATAGAAGAACGCCTTAAAGCGGAATGCAATATTCCGGTTTTCCACGACGATCAACACGGAACGGCAATTGTAGTTGCAGCAGGATTGGAAAATGCTTTAAAAATTGTTGGAAAACGGAAAAAAGAGGTAAAAATCGTCATTAACGGTGCAGGTGCGGCTGGGATCGCCACATTGAAACTGTTGAAGAATTTCGGCTATGAAAATATTGTCGTTTGTGATTCAAAAGGAATCCTTTATGAAGGCCGCGCTTCCATGAATCCGGTGAAGGAAGAAATCGCAAGGATTTCAAATCCGGAAAAATTGAAAGGGACTTTGGATGATGCCATTGTCGGTGCGGATATATTCATCGGCGTTTCCGTTGCCAACATTTTGACGAAAGCCCATATCGATTCCATGAAACGGGATCCGATTGTTTTTGCATTGGCAAATCCACATCCGGAAATCACATATGAGAATGCGCAGCGTTGGGGAGTGCGAATCATCGGTACAGGACGTTCAGACTATCCGAACCAGGTTAATAACGTGCTTGCGTTCCCTGGTATATTCAGAGGAGCATTGGATGTGTTGGCTTCGGAGATTAACGAAGAAATGAAAATGGCTGCTGCCCGTGCCATTGCATCCCTTGTTGAGGAAAGTGAATTAAGGGAAGATTATGTGATTCCGAAACCATTGGATGAAAGGGTCGTACCGGCTGTTGCCAAGGCCGTGGCAAATGCGGCAATCGAATCCGGTGTATCGAAGCTCTACAGCAATCAACAAGCAAATGTCATTTAA
- a CDS encoding YIP1 family protein, which translates to MSENESYQQEQEQEKINPLLTIWLHPKRTARYVLEYKKFPFVISLLSIGYIGSLFSGYIDMGLYPDFPLWAIVLLTIILSPIVGIISNAFSALGVWLIGKLFSGQGTYEQIFKASSLTAWPFIVLIPIYLLWMIIDPESLFNMSDQFGAFSIIGLLFTVAVSIWSIVIMIAAIAEAHQFSNWKSFFTALIFIIILTIIFVIIGLIIGVIIMFLGIAYFF; encoded by the coding sequence ATGAGCGAAAACGAATCTTACCAGCAAGAACAAGAACAAGAAAAAATCAATCCGTTATTGACCATTTGGTTGCATCCGAAACGGACAGCACGTTATGTATTAGAGTATAAAAAATTCCCATTCGTGATTTCACTCTTATCCATCGGTTATATTGGAAGCCTTTTTTCAGGATATATTGACATGGGATTGTATCCGGATTTCCCCCTTTGGGCAATCGTTTTACTCACCATCATTCTTTCCCCGATCGTTGGCATAATCAGCAATGCTTTTTCCGCATTAGGAGTATGGCTCATCGGAAAACTGTTTTCAGGCCAAGGTACTTATGAACAAATATTTAAAGCGTCTTCCCTTACCGCATGGCCATTCATCGTGTTGATTCCGATTTATCTGCTTTGGATGATCATCGATCCGGAAAGTTTATTCAATATGAGCGATCAATTTGGAGCCTTCTCGATCATTGGTTTACTGTTCACCGTTGCCGTCAGCATCTGGTCGATTGTCATCATGATTGCGGCAATCGCTGAAGCGCATCAGTTTTCCAATTGGAAATCTTTCTTCACTGCATTGATATTCATTATTATTTTAACAATCATATTCGTCATCATCGGACTCATTATCGGTGTAATCATCATGTTCTTAGGAATCGCATACTTTTTCTGA
- the gdhA gene encoding NADP-specific glutamate dehydrogenase, with product MTTTVKNKANAKEYIDSVYNQLKNKYDYQPEFLQAVEEVFSTLVPVFEQHPEYIEHNILSRIVEPDRIISFRVTWQDDQNRVHVNKGYRVQFNNVIGPYKGGLRFHPSVNESIMKFLAFEQIFKNALTGQPIGGAKGGSDFDPKGKSDAEIMRFCQAFMTELYRHIGPDVDVPAGDIGVGAREIGYLWGQYKRIKAMHEAGVLTGKQPGYGGSLARKEATGYGLVYFVEEMLRDQNESFLDKTVVVSGSGNVAIYAIEKAQHFGAKVVACSDSNGYIYDPEGIDLNAVKEIKEVKGERIKKYLEYRPNATYTEGCKGIWTIPCDIALPCATQNEIDGESAKTLIANGVKVVAEGANMPSTPEAINEYLANGVLFGPAKAANAGGVATSALEMAQNSSRTYWSFDKVDAKLHDIMKEIYRTSKECAEKYGSPGNLMVGANIAGFIKVANGMVAEGVY from the coding sequence ATGACAACAACTGTAAAAAATAAAGCGAATGCAAAAGAGTACATCGATTCTGTTTATAACCAACTCAAAAATAAATATGATTATCAACCAGAGTTTTTACAAGCAGTAGAAGAAGTATTCTCCACATTGGTTCCGGTATTTGAACAACATCCTGAATACATCGAACACAACATCCTTTCAAGAATCGTTGAACCGGATCGCATTATCAGCTTCCGCGTAACTTGGCAAGATGATCAAAACCGTGTTCATGTAAACAAAGGTTATCGTGTTCAATTCAATAATGTAATTGGACCATACAAAGGCGGACTCCGTTTCCATCCATCCGTAAACGAATCCATCATGAAATTCTTAGCCTTTGAACAAATTTTCAAAAACGCATTGACAGGACAGCCAATCGGTGGTGCAAAAGGCGGTTCCGACTTTGACCCTAAAGGAAAATCCGATGCGGAAATTATGCGTTTCTGCCAAGCATTTATGACTGAATTATACCGTCATATCGGTCCTGATGTCGATGTTCCTGCCGGAGATATCGGTGTAGGTGCACGCGAAATCGGTTATTTATGGGGCCAATACAAACGCATCAAAGCAATGCACGAAGCAGGTGTGTTAACTGGTAAACAACCTGGTTACGGCGGTTCTTTAGCTCGTAAAGAGGCGACTGGCTACGGTTTAGTATACTTCGTGGAAGAAATGTTGCGCGACCAAAACGAATCATTCTTAGACAAAACAGTTGTTGTTTCCGGTTCTGGTAACGTTGCAATCTACGCTATCGAAAAAGCCCAACATTTCGGAGCAAAAGTTGTTGCATGTTCTGATTCCAACGGTTACATTTACGATCCAGAAGGCATCGATTTGAATGCAGTCAAAGAAATTAAAGAAGTAAAAGGCGAACGTATTAAAAAATATCTTGAATATCGTCCAAACGCAACTTATACAGAAGGCTGCAAAGGCATTTGGACAATTCCTTGCGATATCGCATTGCCTTGTGCAACTCAAAATGAAATCGACGGCGAATCTGCAAAAACTTTGATCGCTAATGGCGTAAAAGTGGTTGCAGAAGGGGCAAACATGCCTTCAACTCCGGAAGCCATCAATGAATATTTGGCAAATGGTGTATTATTCGGACCTGCAAAAGCTGCCAACGCGGGCGGTGTTGCAACTTCCGCTTTAGAAATGGCGCAAAACTCCAGCCGCACTTACTGGTCTTTTGATAAAGTGGATGCAAAACTCCATGATATTATGAAAGAAATCTACAGAACAAGCAAAGAATGCGCTGAAAAATACGGTTCTCCAGGCAATTTAATGGTTGGTGCAAATATCGCGGGATTCATTAAAGTCGCAAACGGTATGGTTGCTGAAGGGGTATATTAA
- a CDS encoding YaiI/YqxD family protein has translation MVCIISVLIDADACPVLDIAVFVSSQYEIKPFLFCDTSHQIEMENAITIQVSEGRDSVDFAIVNAVSKYDIVITQDYGLAAMCLAKGAFVLNQNGKEFTDENIDQMLFFRHENAKFRRSGGKMKGPKKRTEKNNLDFEIKFRQICERALLAKKEDENA, from the coding sequence ATGGTGTGTATAATTTCCGTTCTAATTGATGCCGATGCCTGCCCAGTCCTTGATATTGCTGTGTTTGTTTCATCTCAATATGAGATAAAACCATTCTTGTTTTGCGATACTTCCCATCAAATAGAAATGGAGAATGCAATAACAATTCAAGTATCGGAAGGGCGGGATTCCGTTGATTTTGCGATAGTGAATGCGGTTTCAAAATACGATATTGTGATCACACAAGATTACGGTTTGGCTGCCATGTGTTTGGCAAAAGGTGCCTTTGTTTTAAACCAAAATGGAAAAGAATTTACAGATGAAAACATTGATCAAATGCTCTTTTTTAGGCATGAAAATGCAAAATTTCGTCGTTCGGGCGGAAAAATGAAGGGACCCAAAAAACGAACAGAGAAAAATAATTTGGACTTTGAAATAAAATTTCGACAAATTTGTGAACGGGCGCTTTTGGCGAAAAAGGAGGATGAAAATGCCTGA
- a CDS encoding D-serine ammonia-lyase, with translation MPDLPRNLSENEQLMLDKMKKSQPVLWINPNKTDQLPQNHSFTFQHVLEAEKRLKRFSRYIQVVFPETQKLQGIIESKIIEIPNMKPFIEKNANKKLLGKLLLKCDHELAVSGSIKARGGIYEVLKYAEQCAIQHGFIKETDDYSQFAGEEFQKLFSRYKIAVGSTGNLGLSIGIMAAKLGFQVTVHMSKDAKEWKKNLLREKGVQVIEYESDYSLAVEEGRKQAEKDPMCHFVDDENSIDLFSGYAVAALRLKKQLEDLKIPVDQEHPLFVYLPCGVGGGPGGVAYGLKALYKGHVHIFFGEPTESPCMLLGMMTGLHDQISVDDIGLTNRTEADGLAVGRPSKFVGKLMEPILSGCYTVEDAFLFESLKEMVRREGIFMEPSSHASVFGPIQLLKEGKDYLKEQGLIERFDQATHILWGTGGNMVPQEQRDSYLNKTLR, from the coding sequence ATGCCTGACTTACCACGCAATCTTTCGGAAAATGAACAGTTGATGTTGGACAAAATGAAAAAATCTCAACCTGTATTATGGATAAACCCGAACAAAACGGATCAATTGCCACAAAATCATTCCTTTACTTTTCAGCATGTTCTTGAAGCGGAAAAACGCCTGAAAAGATTCAGCCGATATATACAGGTAGTGTTTCCCGAAACTCAAAAATTACAAGGGATCATTGAATCAAAAATAATTGAAATACCGAATATGAAGCCATTTATTGAGAAGAATGCAAATAAGAAGCTTTTGGGCAAGCTTCTATTAAAATGCGATCATGAATTGGCGGTTTCCGGTTCAATCAAAGCGCGCGGGGGCATTTATGAAGTATTGAAATATGCGGAACAATGCGCCATCCAACACGGATTCATAAAAGAAACGGATGATTACTCCCAATTTGCCGGCGAAGAGTTTCAGAAGCTTTTCAGCCGATATAAAATTGCGGTCGGATCAACGGGCAATTTAGGGTTAAGCATTGGAATCATGGCCGCAAAATTGGGTTTTCAAGTGACTGTGCATATGTCCAAGGACGCAAAAGAATGGAAAAAGAATTTGCTTCGGGAAAAGGGTGTCCAAGTGATTGAATATGAGTCCGATTATAGTTTGGCCGTGGAAGAAGGAAGAAAGCAGGCCGAAAAAGATCCGATGTGCCATTTTGTGGATGATGAAAACTCCATCGATTTGTTCAGCGGATATGCTGTGGCCGCCCTTCGATTGAAAAAACAGCTGGAGGATTTAAAAATCCCGGTAGATCAAGAGCATCCTTTATTTGTCTATTTGCCTTGCGGAGTCGGCGGCGGACCTGGGGGAGTGGCATATGGATTAAAAGCTTTGTATAAAGGACATGTCCATATTTTCTTTGGGGAACCGACCGAGTCTCCATGCATGCTGTTAGGGATGATGACAGGGTTGCATGACCAAATATCCGTTGATGACATCGGATTAACGAACCGTACGGAAGCGGACGGGTTGGCGGTTGGCCGTCCGTCGAAGTTTGTCGGGAAATTGATGGAACCGATTTTAAGCGGATGTTATACAGTGGAAGATGCATTTTTATTTGAAAGTTTGAAGGAAATGGTCCGGAGAGAGGGGATTTTTATGGAACCTTCGAGCCATGCAAGTGTATTCGGACCTATTCAATTGTTGAAGGAAGGCAAAGACTATTTGAAGGAACAGGGATTAATCGAGCGTTTCGATCAAGCCACCCACATTTTGTGGGGGACAGGCGGCAATATGGTACCGCAAGAACAGAGGGACTCATATTTAAATAAAACATTGCGGTAA
- a CDS encoding DUF4236 domain-containing protein yields MAIMGFRFRKSIKLAPGVRLNVGKKGVGVSVGGKGARISSSSRGTTFSAGIPGSGLSYQKQLTSRSKTSRTNYQKILKEQQKLQEQEKAKEIVGMYETLIQSLTNLHERVSSPINWHEIASSNPPFDIHSEEGPTVKALKQKADQFSPSWRDKLFNRVEARKKAILADIELAKLEDEKIYKTWENDKRLAEKVLEHQKDAWQAVITKYAPFEEIEELGSKVRFEFEGLRAVVKLDILNRTVVPVNVLSLTKTGKLSERKMAKGKYLQLYQDYVCSCTLKIAREFFHLLPVDEVLIHVYDKSLSEESKTYGCILSVFFPGNEFRHLDFTDIDCSETIEKFPHHMRFLKTKGFQFVEELNV; encoded by the coding sequence ATGGCAATTATGGGGTTCCGATTCCGAAAAAGTATTAAATTGGCTCCAGGTGTGAGGTTAAATGTCGGGAAAAAGGGTGTCGGCGTTTCTGTCGGCGGGAAAGGGGCGCGGATTAGTTCGAGCAGCCGCGGGACAACGTTTAGTGCGGGAATCCCCGGAAGCGGCTTGTCTTATCAAAAACAACTCACTTCCCGTTCCAAAACATCCCGGACAAACTACCAAAAAATTTTAAAAGAACAACAAAAACTTCAAGAACAGGAGAAAGCGAAAGAGATAGTCGGCATGTATGAAACGCTTATTCAATCCCTGACGAATCTCCATGAACGCGTTTCTTCCCCGATCAATTGGCATGAAATTGCATCTTCCAACCCTCCCTTTGACATTCATAGCGAAGAGGGCCCTACGGTAAAAGCATTGAAACAGAAGGCGGATCAGTTTTCGCCTTCTTGGAGGGATAAATTGTTCAATAGGGTGGAAGCGCGGAAGAAAGCCATTTTGGCAGATATCGAACTTGCCAAATTGGAAGATGAAAAGATATATAAAACTTGGGAGAATGACAAAAGATTGGCGGAAAAAGTTCTGGAGCATCAAAAGGATGCTTGGCAGGCCGTCATCACCAAATATGCTCCTTTTGAAGAGATTGAGGAACTCGGAAGCAAAGTCCGGTTTGAATTTGAAGGTCTTCGTGCTGTTGTGAAATTGGATATATTAAATCGTACGGTTGTTCCCGTCAATGTTCTGTCTTTAACAAAAACGGGGAAGCTCTCTGAACGGAAAATGGCAAAGGGAAAATATCTTCAACTATATCAAGATTATGTATGCAGTTGTACATTAAAAATCGCCAGAGAGTTTTTTCATTTATTGCCGGTCGATGAAGTGTTGATCCATGTATACGATAAGTCCCTTTCGGAGGAATCCAAGACATATGGATGCATTTTATCTGTCTTTTTCCCTGGAAATGAATTCCGACACTTGGATTTTACCGATATCGATTGTTCAGAGACCATTGAAAAATTCCCGCATCATATGCGGTTTTTAAAAACGAAGGGCTTTCAGTTTGTGGAGGAATTGAATGTATGA
- a CDS encoding thermonuclease family protein produces the protein MKKWIWFFLAIIALLLSLIQPVLAIGLGIAVWGLYEWKVNKQLKVHSKMPPVIFIIGLAVAMIGLANMDGQEETVKTDVASEERNTEKTEDVELENHKEEKETLPEEQKVNKEVGKGTVGQDREKLLQNLGLEAATVSRVVDGDTIELSDGSKVRLIGVNTPESTTRTEPYGKEANNYTKSKLEGKKVYLQKDVSETDRYGRLLRIVWLDIPTDLMDENEIRAKMFNADLVLNGYAEPSTYPPDVTYAEYFRKFAREAREKGTGLWSYGPEGTTKGDFDEQSGGSSTSSSGSSSGTSEQKSDRGATSGGTENFKNCTELRKVYPDGVPAGHPAYQSKFDRDHDNYACER, from the coding sequence ATGAAAAAGTGGATCTGGTTTTTTTTGGCAATTATAGCTTTGCTGCTGTCATTGATCCAACCGGTATTGGCGATCGGATTAGGAATTGCCGTTTGGGGGCTTTATGAATGGAAGGTGAACAAACAATTAAAAGTTCATTCAAAAATGCCTCCCGTTATCTTCATTATTGGATTGGCTGTTGCAATGATAGGGCTGGCCAATATGGATGGGCAAGAAGAAACCGTTAAGACAGACGTGGCTTCCGAAGAAAGGAACACTGAAAAAACGGAAGATGTGGAACTTGAAAACCATAAGGAAGAAAAGGAAACACTTCCGGAAGAACAAAAAGTGAATAAAGAGGTTGGGAAGGGGACAGTTGGACAGGATAGGGAAAAGCTTTTGCAAAACTTGGGTCTAGAAGCGGCTACCGTATCAAGGGTGGTAGATGGAGATACAATCGAACTTTCTGATGGCAGCAAAGTTCGATTAATAGGCGTCAACACCCCTGAATCCACTACCCGTACGGAACCTTACGGGAAAGAAGCGAACAATTATACGAAATCAAAATTGGAAGGGAAAAAAGTATACTTGCAAAAAGACGTTTCAGAAACGGACAGATATGGCAGGCTTTTGAGAATCGTTTGGTTGGACATTCCGACTGATTTGATGGATGAAAATGAAATCCGGGCAAAAATGTTTAATGCGGATCTTGTATTAAATGGCTATGCAGAACCATCCACTTATCCGCCTGATGTAACCTATGCCGAATATTTTAGAAAATTCGCCAGAGAAGCGCGGGAAAAGGGAACGGGGTTATGGTCTTATGGTCCGGAAGGGACGACGAAGGGGGACTTTGATGAGCAATCGGGTGGCTCTTCAACATCGTCTTCCGGTTCATCAAGCGGAACATCTGAACAGAAGTCGGATAGAGGCGCAACATCAGGGGGAACAGAAAATTTCAAAAACTGTACCGAATTGAGAAAAGTTTATCCGGATGGTGTTCCGGCAGGCCATCCTGCTTATCAGAGCAAATTCGACCGGGACCATGACAATTACGCCTGCGAAAGATGA
- a CDS encoding phytoene/squalene synthase family protein, with product MNMKALEKDAMRVLKETSRTFYIPITFLKKDLKTAVANAYLIMRALDEIEDNEHPEVTNETKHFLLMEVSGLLKEEPFDNERYLQLLEPVKQYMPEVTMRMNDWISLLPAGSKKIVCDAASEMAFGMAKWAKANWQVRTKEDLDDYTYYVAGLVGVMLSDLWEWDSQVKTDRDLAIGYGRGLQAVNILRNQHEDMETRGVSFIPQGWTREDLFRYTEENLQKADQYMDDISKRSILLFCRLPLALAHKTLDALKDGKEKVSRSEVEETVKEILAE from the coding sequence ATGAACATGAAAGCACTCGAAAAAGATGCCATGAGAGTACTGAAAGAAACGAGTCGCACCTTTTATATACCGATTACTTTTTTAAAGAAAGATTTGAAAACGGCTGTGGCGAATGCTTATTTGATTATGCGCGCTTTGGATGAAATTGAAGATAACGAGCATCCGGAGGTGACAAACGAAACGAAACATTTTCTTTTAATGGAAGTAAGCGGGTTGTTAAAGGAAGAACCTTTTGATAATGAACGTTATTTGCAACTATTGGAACCTGTGAAGCAGTACATGCCTGAAGTGACGATGCGCATGAATGACTGGATTTCTTTATTGCCCGCGGGATCCAAAAAAATCGTCTGTGATGCCGCCAGCGAAATGGCCTTTGGTATGGCGAAATGGGCAAAAGCCAACTGGCAAGTCCGGACAAAGGAAGATTTGGACGATTATACATATTACGTTGCAGGACTTGTCGGTGTCATGCTTTCAGATTTATGGGAATGGGACAGTCAAGTCAAAACGGACCGCGATTTGGCAATCGGATACGGCAGGGGCTTGCAAGCGGTCAATATTTTGCGCAATCAACACGAAGATATGGAAACACGCGGCGTAAGCTTCATCCCCCAAGGATGGACGAGGGAAGATTTATTCCGATATACCGAGGAAAATTTGCAAAAAGCCGATCAATATATGGATGATATATCGAAACGTTCCATTCTGTTGTTCTGCCGCTTACCTCTTGCCCTTGCCCATAAAACATTGGATGCTTTGAAAGATGGCAAGGAAAAAGTGAGCCGCAGCGAAGTGGAAGAAACGGTAAAAGAAATTTTGGCAGAATGA